Below is a window of Enterobacter kobei DNA.
GGTATCGTTGATGTATTTAAAGCGATTGAGATCGATCCACGCCAGCGTCAGCGGCTCCGCCCGGCGGCGGGCGGCGGTGATGGCGAATTTCGCGAGGTTTTCAAAACCACGGCGGTTGTACAGGCCGGTCAGCCCGTCGGTTGTCGCCACGCTGATGGTGGCGAACTCATCTTCCACAATGGCGGCAAAATCTTTCAGCACCGCCAGTTCCGGCGGGGCAAACTCGCGCGGTTTCCTGTCGATAATACAGAACGAGCCCACGTTGGCCCCGTCCGGCACGCGCAGCGGATAACCGGCGTAAAAACGGATAAAGGGTTCGCTGGTCACCAGTGGGTTATCGCTAAAACGCGGATCGGCCCGCGCGTCGGCCACCACCATCGGCGTGTCATTTAAAATCACGTGCCCGCAAAAAGAGATTTTGCGCTCGACATGCCCCTCCTGGATGCCGTCACAGGAGATAAAATGCAGCGCATCGTCACCCACCAAGCTTACCAGCGCGATGGGCACATCGAACATGCGTTTTGCAAGACGGGTCAGCCTGTCGAAGCGTTCATGGGATGCGGTTTCCAGCAAACCAGATTCGTGCAGCGAGGCCATCCGTTGCGATTCGTTGGGGGGAATTTCAGGGTGTTTCATAACGCACTCTTCTCGCCAGACATGCATAAAGTCTAGCGCATTCAGCGCGTTTGTCAGTGGCAGTAGATCCGGTTTTTCCCTTCACGCTTAGCGCGATACAGGGCATCGTCGGCGGCTTTCAGCCAGTCGGCGACGTCATCCATCGCCGGGGTCGCACTGGCAATGCCAATACTCAGCGTGGTACGAAAGGTGGTATCCGCGCCAATGGTCATCACCGACGCGCCGTCCATAATGCGGCTGGCGACGACATACGCCTCGTCAAGCGTCGTATCCGGCAGCAGGATCACAAACTCATCGCCCCCCAGTCGCGCCGGGGTATCCGTTTGCCGGGTCGCAACATGGAGAATTTTCGAAACCGTCACCAGCAGCGTATCGCCCACTTTATGGCCAAACCTGTCGTTGACGTCTTTGAAATTATCAATATCGATAAACATCAGCACCGAGCTACGGCAGCGCTGATTCAGCGTTTCCAGCTCGTGGGTAATACGTTTTTCCAGCAGGCGACGGTTGGCGATGTCCAGCAGCGGATCCATCATGGCAATACGTTCCAGCTCGCGGCTTTTCAGCCGCAGCTTATGGGCAATGGAATCCGTCAGCACGCTCAGCGCCAGCATATAGATCGCCACCAGCGGCAAGGTGGCAAACATCGTGCGCTGGGAAACCCCGGCCACAAAGGGCATACCGCTCACCAGCCAGGCCAGCAGGCACACCGCCACCAGCGCAAGGGCGGCTTTGCGCAGCAGTTTACGACCACCCGCCGCCAGCCTGTCCGAGAGCAAAATAGTGGCGATCACCACCGACGGCAGCGGATTCAGCGCCATCATGGCGATCCAGAAACCGCCCGCCCCCGCATCGAACAGCAGATTCTGATGCTCCGTGGTCAGCGGCGTGGCAGCACGTCGGGCGCGGTAAAACGCGGCGGTTGGCCAGATAAAGGCATTCGCGCCGAGCAGCGCCATCATCCACAGCGGCTGATGGTGTTCCACCAGCACTGAGAGGATCGGGAAAAAGCACAGCAGCGTACCGAGGATACGCATCAGATACATGCGGCGAACGAAGCGCATCCCCGTGACCCTGGCGTTCATGTTCAGTTTATCCGATCCGTTCATGCCGCGAGTCTCACCAGCCACCGCTGGTCAAAATATTGCCGTAAACCATAGTATTGACGCGGAAAATAACTGGCAAGCCCTTTCACTGTCATACCGCCACACTTTGCGTGTCGCGCCGCACGCTGACACGGTTACGTCCGGCCTTTTTCGACAGATACAGATACTCATCCGCTTCATTCAGCAGACGGTTAAAGGTATCGGTACGCTGCCAGAATTCCGTCACCGCATGACTCAGCCCGATACTGACGGTCAACGAGAGCGTCTGTTGCCGCCAGCGAAAACGGTACTCTTCAATACTCTGACGAATAGTTTCTGCCAGCGCCAGCGCCTGGGCTTTATCCGGCACGCTGGCGATCACCGCGAATTCCTCCCCGCCCATCCGTGCCACGCTGCCCGCCGTCCCGACGATACGCTGCACCTTCTGCGCCAGCGCACTGAGGATCTTATCCCCGCATTCGTGACCATAATTGTCATTAATCGTTTTGAAGTAATCGATATCCAGCAGCATCACCGACATGGTTCGTGGTGCATGGGTATTCTTCTCCTGCTGACGCAGCAGCTCATACAGCCCGGAGCGGGAATAAACCTGAGTAAGGAAATCGAAGTCGGCGCGCAGTGAAACCTGTTTGATCAGTGCATTGATGGCATTAACGCTCACCGACACCATGATCGGGCAAATCGTCATGGTGGCGATCCCCAGACGGGCGGAAAACATCTGCGAGGTATGCAGATGTTCGGCAACAGAGATATTGATCACGGAGTTAGCCACCAGAATGATCTCCGCCGTACCCGTGACCAGCGTCAGTACTGCCGTGGTCAGCAGCGAATAGCGCACCGCACACCAGATCAGCGCCGGCAGCGGGAATGCCAGACTGCCCGCCCCGCCAATCACCACCGAGGCGGCGATACAGAGCGCCAGCGTCACCAGCGGCAGCAGATGCTTAACGTTAAACGGACGACTCAGCCCCGGCCAGGACACCGCCAGAATACACGGCAGGATCATCACGCCGGTAGAGAACTGCTCACTGAACCAGTCGGCAAACAGCGGCCAGAACGCCTGACTGTCGATCCCGGACGAAGCAAAGGTACCGAAAAAGGCGCACAGCACCGAGGCCAGCAGAGAGTAATTAAACAGCCGCAGGGCCACCGTGAGCGCTTCCGCCTGCACCGGCTCATGCTTATCCCGTTGCACCAGCAGCGCAAAGGTCAGGATAAACACCATATTGGAGAAGTTGATCAACAGCGATGCGTGCCCCCAGTCGGTGGTCAGCCCGTCATACAGCAGCATCGCGCTATAACAAATGGCGTAGTTATGCAGGCGGTTAAGCCAGGCATACCGCGCAAAAATACCGGCCATCACCGCATTCAGCGGCCAGAACAGCGACAGCTCTTCCACCAGCCGCAGCATCGCGCCAATGGCGTAAAACAGCGTGGTAATAAGAAACAGACAGACAGCATTACGCAGTGGTTTATCTTCGCGGAACAAACGAAAAGGCGTCTTCACATCAGGGCGCATTCAACAAGGATTCCAGACAATCGCACAGGGCGAGCATGAGGCCAGACAAAAATGGATCAGGAGCTTAACATGTCCCTTAACATCCTGATCGGCTATCGCTTCATATTCTCTGTGCGTATTTCTGAGGATCAGTAAACCGAATGTCCCATTCGCGTGGTCAAGGCTTCAAGGGCAGCGATCCCCGCCAGCGAATTTCCCGCGTCGTCCAGTTCCGGGCTCCAGACGGCGATCACCATTTCATGGGGCACCACGGCGATGATCCCCCCGCCGACACCGGACTTAGCCGGTAGCCCGACGCGCCAGGCAAACTCCCCCGCGCTCTGATACATGCCGCTGGTGGCCATCAGCGCATTCACCTGACGGGCCTGTAACGGCGTGACGACCGGCGCATCAAGATGCGGGGCGCGGCCTTCACAGGCAAGGAACAGAAAGGTCTTCGCCAGTTCGGCGCAGTTCATTCGCAACGCGCAGTAGTGAAAATAGTTTTGCAGCACCGTGGTCACGTCATTATGGAAGTTACCAAAGGATTTCATCAGCCAGGCAATGGCGGCGTTACGCGCAGCGTGATCAAACTCCGAGCGGGCGACGGTCGCGTCATAGGCGATATCCGGCACATCGCTGAGCTTACGGACAATTTCCAGCATCCGTTGACGGGGAGCGCTAAGCCTGCTTTGCAGCATATCGCACACCACCAGCGCGCCGGCATTGATAAAGGGATTGCGCGGAATGCCCTGCTCGATTTCCAGCTGTAAGAGGGAGTTAAAAGGATGACCGGAGGGATCTTTACCGACGCGGGACCAGAGTTCATCCTCCTGATAGTGGTTCATCGCCACCACCAGACTCAGCACTTTAGAAATTGACTGGATGGAAAAACGCTCGTCGGCATCGCCCGCGGCAAAATGCTGCCCGTCCACGGTGCTGATGGCTATCCCCAGCTTGTTACCGTCCACCGACGCCAGCGCCGGAATATAATCCGCCACCTTTCCGCGCCCCAGCAGCGGCCTGACCTGCGTCAGAATAGTTTCCAGTACGTCATTATTGATGATCATCGCCACAGTCTGCTCCTTATACCCCGGCCAGAAGAGGCCGGGAGTATACCAGAGCGTCCGTCAGGCCGGCAGACGAAAACGCGCCACCGCCTGCATCAATTGATGTGAATCATCATGGAGTTGCTGCGAGGCCATCGCCGCCGTACCCACCAGTTCACCCGTATGCCGCGCCACCTGATTCAGGCCGTGCAGTTGACGGGTCATCTGGTGGATATTCTCTCCCTGATTGAGGGTGGCAGCGGAAATATCATTAAGCAGCGTGCTCAGATGCCCCACCAGCCCGGTAACCTGTTGCAGATTATCTTCCAGCCGCGTCACCGCCTGCGATCCGTCCTCTATCCCCTGTAACGAATGCTGGATCAGTTGCTCAATGGTCTGCGTGGAGTGACTGCTCTTACGCGCCAGCAGACCGACCTCTTTCGCCACCACCGCAAAGCCGCGCCCGTGATTGCCGGCATGCGCCGCTTCGATGGCCGCATTGAGCGCCAGAATATTGGTCTGGAAGGCGACGCTGTCGATAATCGACACGATGCCGCGCATCTCGGCGGAGCGTTCAACAATGGCGCGCATGGAGGCATTCACCCTTTCCATCATACGATCGCCCCCCGCCGCCACCTGTTGCGCCTCATCGGCCCGCTTGCTGGCCAACTGGGCGTAACCGGTATTGCCCTCGACGTGGGATTCCAGCGCCGCGATATGCGCCGTCACCTCATCCAGTTCCTGCGCCTGACGGGCCGACTGCTGCCAGAGCTTCTGATTGCCCTCTGCCAGACGATTGATGTGATCCACCATCGAGGCGGTAGCGTCGTTCACCTGCACCACCAGCTGTAACAGCCCGTGCTGCATCGTGCTGATACTGCTGCCGAGCTGACTGATTTCCCGGTTGAAATACCTTACCTGCGGCAGCGGCGTAGAGAGATCGCCGGCGGCGAGTAAATTAATATGCGCAATCAGACGACGCAGCGGCACGATCACCCAGCGGGACATGCCAAACCACACCGCCACGGCAATGGCCAGCAGTAACGCCGGTGCCAGCAAATAAAGATCCTGCAAGCCGGTGAGACTGCCCATCAGCGCCTGACGCCCCTGCTCAGCCCGTTGCTGGCTGGCTTGCTGATAGCGGGCAAAATTTTCGTTGAAATCCGCCTGAAACGCCTGGGCGGGCACCGCAAAAAAAGCATCAATCGACTGGGTGCGGGTCAAACCGTCGGCCTGCTCTTTAATGGCGCCGAAGAACTGCTGAT
It encodes the following:
- the glsB gene encoding glutaminase B, yielding MIINNDVLETILTQVRPLLGRGKVADYIPALASVDGNKLGIAISTVDGQHFAAGDADERFSIQSISKVLSLVVAMNHYQEDELWSRVGKDPSGHPFNSLLQLEIEQGIPRNPFINAGALVVCDMLQSRLSAPRQRMLEIVRKLSDVPDIAYDATVARSEFDHAARNAAIAWLMKSFGNFHNDVTTVLQNYFHYCALRMNCAELAKTFLFLACEGRAPHLDAPVVTPLQARQVNALMATSGMYQSAGEFAWRVGLPAKSGVGGGIIAVVPHEMVIAVWSPELDDAGNSLAGIAALEALTTRMGHSVY
- a CDS encoding diguanylate cyclase, whose protein sequence is MYLMRILGTLLCFFPILSVLVEHHQPLWMMALLGANAFIWPTAAFYRARRAATPLTTEHQNLLFDAGAGGFWIAMMALNPLPSVVIATILLSDRLAAGGRKLLRKAALALVAVCLLAWLVSGMPFVAGVSQRTMFATLPLVAIYMLALSVLTDSIAHKLRLKSRELERIAMMDPLLDIANRRLLEKRITHELETLNQRCRSSVLMFIDIDNFKDVNDRFGHKVGDTLLVTVSKILHVATRQTDTPARLGGDEFVILLPDTTLDEAYVVASRIMDGASVMTIGADTTFRTTLSIGIASATPAMDDVADWLKAADDALYRAKREGKNRIYCH
- a CDS encoding GGDEF domain-containing protein, coding for MKHPEIPPNESQRMASLHESGLLETASHERFDRLTRLAKRMFDVPIALVSLVGDDALHFISCDGIQEGHVERKISFCGHVILNDTPMVVADARADPRFSDNPLVTSEPFIRFYAGYPLRVPDGANVGSFCIIDRKPREFAPPELAVLKDFAAIVEDEFATISVATTDGLTGLYNRRGFENLAKFAITAARRRAEPLTLAWIDLNRFKYINDTWGHEEGDNALKAVAALLRESFREADLLVRFGGDEFAVLFSDTTEDGAWVAMTHLVEQAEAFNQTSQKPWKLSFSWGVSEYDHQSMPDIKSWLKTADDRMYAMKTKSSASR
- a CDS encoding methyl-accepting chemotaxis protein: MNLLQIFRRLMRRFTPRQFGLLAGIFCVIGLFSALQISSSLLLSRSLNDAQHNEQRNQLAQQQQVKLDESRIALLAASDLLNRAGVWFMQDQATGSDGSWHSLMDEAQQALVTSHKAWNDWLALHPVKDEALINSYQQFFGAIKEQADGLTRTQSIDAFFAVPAQAFQADFNENFARYQQASQQRAEQGRQALMGSLTGLQDLYLLAPALLLAIAVAVWFGMSRWVIVPLRRLIAHINLLAAGDLSTPLPQVRYFNREISQLGSSISTMQHGLLQLVVQVNDATASMVDHINRLAEGNQKLWQQSARQAQELDEVTAHIAALESHVEGNTGYAQLASKRADEAQQVAAGGDRMMERVNASMRAIVERSAEMRGIVSIIDSVAFQTNILALNAAIEAAHAGNHGRGFAVVAKEVGLLARKSSHSTQTIEQLIQHSLQGIEDGSQAVTRLEDNLQQVTGLVGHLSTLLNDISAATLNQGENIHQMTRQLHGLNQVARHTGELVGTAAMASQQLHDDSHQLMQAVARFRLPA
- a CDS encoding GGDEF domain-containing protein, with amino-acid sequence MRPDVKTPFRLFREDKPLRNAVCLFLITTLFYAIGAMLRLVEELSLFWPLNAVMAGIFARYAWLNRLHNYAICYSAMLLYDGLTTDWGHASLLINFSNMVFILTFALLVQRDKHEPVQAEALTVALRLFNYSLLASVLCAFFGTFASSGIDSQAFWPLFADWFSEQFSTGVMILPCILAVSWPGLSRPFNVKHLLPLVTLALCIAASVVIGGAGSLAFPLPALIWCAVRYSLLTTAVLTLVTGTAEIILVANSVINISVAEHLHTSQMFSARLGIATMTICPIMVSVSVNAINALIKQVSLRADFDFLTQVYSRSGLYELLRQQEKNTHAPRTMSVMLLDIDYFKTINDNYGHECGDKILSALAQKVQRIVGTAGSVARMGGEEFAVIASVPDKAQALALAETIRQSIEEYRFRWRQQTLSLTVSIGLSHAVTEFWQRTDTFNRLLNEADEYLYLSKKAGRNRVSVRRDTQSVAV